A stretch of the Snodgrassella alvi genome encodes the following:
- a CDS encoding SLC13 family permease, with the protein MNLPQILSLVLLVVILILAVWRHVNIGLLGFSAAAVMVMVSALSADGSAAETVLSSKAVLNHFPGAIVTLLIGVSLLFAHLEKSGGLSWFTDKVYSKMGHRTHLVPWIGYFIGFAISTAGAFSTASITLLVPVIAALGRKHPRLFFICEMAAIIGANTGALSPINPTGQVILEAAKKAQVIYSPWLVWFLGMVLSFVLVIALQIVFQEKRVVDVSELSKGKKGYLLLKPVTQESCDNHQLQPFYALCSTIAVLIFLFLVIFAKANVGLTALTLAVVMMLFFPKNSKDFVKKIPWNAVVVISGLLVFIGTMMQIDTMKAVEQGLLSMTSSKIALLFMLAYLTTFLSNVESSTLGVISLMIPMVFTIFGDSPQISLILAACAAPAMLSVVNPIHIAGTLVVSVTDEKQQETMFKRLLIIAFATVPFFPGLAMIVPAIMM; encoded by the coding sequence ATGAACTTACCACAAATATTATCGCTCGTATTACTGGTTGTGATTTTGATTCTGGCTGTCTGGCGACATGTCAATATTGGTTTGCTGGGGTTCAGTGCAGCAGCTGTAATGGTGATGGTCTCTGCTTTAAGTGCAGATGGTTCTGCTGCTGAGACAGTGCTAAGCAGTAAGGCAGTGCTGAATCATTTCCCCGGTGCCATTGTGACGCTGCTCATTGGTGTATCTTTATTGTTTGCCCATTTGGAAAAAAGCGGTGGGCTGAGTTGGTTTACCGATAAGGTATACTCAAAAATGGGACATCGAACCCATTTGGTACCATGGATAGGCTATTTTATCGGTTTTGCCATTTCTACAGCCGGCGCGTTTTCTACTGCTTCGATTACTTTGCTGGTTCCTGTAATAGCAGCTCTGGGCAGAAAACATCCCCGATTATTTTTTATCTGTGAAATGGCTGCAATTATCGGGGCGAATACTGGAGCTCTGTCTCCTATAAATCCCACTGGACAGGTTATTCTTGAGGCAGCAAAAAAAGCTCAAGTCATCTATAGCCCATGGCTAGTATGGTTTCTGGGGATGGTGCTCAGTTTTGTGCTGGTTATCGCTTTACAGATAGTTTTCCAAGAAAAACGGGTAGTTGATGTATCCGAATTGAGTAAGGGCAAAAAGGGTTATCTGTTACTTAAACCTGTGACTCAGGAAAGTTGTGACAATCATCAATTGCAGCCTTTTTATGCACTTTGTTCGACAATTGCGGTGCTGATTTTTCTGTTTCTGGTGATTTTTGCTAAGGCTAATGTTGGTTTAACTGCATTAACGTTAGCTGTGGTGATGATGCTGTTTTTCCCTAAAAACAGTAAGGATTTTGTGAAGAAGATTCCTTGGAATGCGGTAGTAGTAATCAGCGGGCTTTTGGTTTTTATCGGTACGATGATGCAGATTGATACCATGAAAGCTGTAGAACAAGGACTATTGAGTATGACCAGCAGTAAAATTGCGCTATTGTTTATGCTGGCCTATCTGACCACCTTCCTCAGTAATGTTGAATCTTCTACTCTTGGTGTAATCAGTCTAATGATTCCGATGGTATTCACGATTTTCGGAGACTCACCACAGATTTCCCTGATTCTAGCAGCTTGTGCGGCCCCGGCTATGCTGAGTGTGGTTAATCCGATTCATATTGCAGGCACACTTGTTGTGAGTGTTACGGATGAAAAACAGCAGGAAACGATGTTTAAACGCTTACTGATTATCGCTTTTGCTACGGTACCTTTTTTCCCTGGTCTGGCTATGATTGTGCCGGCCATCATGATGTAA
- a CDS encoding multifunctional CCA addition/repair protein has protein sequence MQIYLVGGAVRDKYLQRPVSDRDWVVVGATAVEMSEAGYQPVGKDFPVFLHPQTHEEYALARTERKIAAGYSGFTFHAAADVTLEQDLQRRDLTINAMAEDSEGHLIDPYHGLDDLRRGILRHVSPAFAEDPVRILRIARFAARYGFHVADETMGLMRQMVDNGEVNALVAERVWQELAKGLMEKQPRLMIEVLRACGALKIILPEVDALFGVPQRAVHHPEIDAGEHTLLSLQYAAEHDYSLPERYAALTHDLGKALTPKDKLPGHPGHDYAGIKLVEAVNQRWKVPKACAQLALLICSYHIRLHSVGLLKPKTVLEILKQTDALRRPQRFAQILRVCVADVRGRLGFEQQPYPQQQHWLALQSAAMTVDAAAIARASDNPQHIANAIELARLHQISPLQNAYRQSQSNGY, from the coding sequence ATGCAGATTTATTTGGTTGGTGGTGCGGTAAGAGATAAATATTTGCAGCGTCCTGTGTCTGACCGCGACTGGGTAGTAGTGGGTGCTACAGCGGTAGAAATGTCTGAGGCTGGTTATCAGCCGGTGGGCAAAGATTTTCCGGTGTTTCTACATCCGCAAACACACGAAGAATATGCGCTGGCGCGTACAGAACGCAAAATCGCCGCAGGCTACAGTGGATTTACTTTCCATGCGGCAGCAGATGTGACGCTGGAGCAGGATTTGCAACGGCGTGATTTAACCATCAATGCAATGGCAGAAGATTCTGAAGGCCATCTGATCGACCCTTATCATGGTCTGGATGACTTACGTCGTGGAATTTTGCGCCATGTTAGCCCTGCTTTTGCTGAAGACCCAGTACGCATTCTGCGCATTGCCCGCTTTGCGGCTCGTTATGGCTTTCATGTAGCCGATGAAACCATGGGATTGATGCGGCAAATGGTGGACAACGGAGAAGTCAACGCACTGGTCGCAGAAAGAGTATGGCAGGAGCTGGCTAAGGGATTGATGGAAAAACAGCCGCGTCTGATGATTGAAGTTTTGCGTGCCTGCGGTGCCCTGAAAATTATTCTGCCAGAAGTAGATGCTTTGTTTGGGGTACCACAACGAGCTGTGCACCATCCAGAAATAGATGCGGGTGAGCACACGCTACTGAGCCTTCAGTATGCTGCGGAACACGATTATTCATTACCCGAACGTTATGCTGCCCTCACCCATGATTTAGGTAAAGCGTTAACTCCTAAGGATAAGCTACCTGGTCATCCTGGCCACGATTATGCTGGAATCAAGCTAGTGGAAGCTGTTAATCAGCGCTGGAAGGTTCCCAAAGCCTGTGCCCAGTTAGCTTTACTGATATGCAGCTATCACATCAGGCTGCACAGTGTGGGACTGTTGAAACCCAAAACTGTTCTGGAGATTCTCAAGCAAACTGATGCGTTACGGCGTCCACAACGCTTTGCTCAAATTCTGCGAGTCTGTGTGGCCGATGTCCGTGGTCGGCTGGGTTTTGAGCAACAACCTTATCCGCAGCAGCAGCACTGGCTGGCATTACAGTCGGCAGCCATGACAGTTGATGCTGCGGCTATTGCACGAGCTTCTGATAATCCGCAACATATTGCGAATGCTATAGAACTAGCGCGGCTACATCAAATCAGCCCATTGCAGAATGCTTATCGTCAATCACAATCTAATGGCTATTAA
- the glnD gene encoding [protein-PII] uridylyltransferase, with protein sequence MVTSLADKLKLHKQQAAEIYRRRKHPFVYFRQHTQIISEILTTLWQHFFAEQELCLLAIGGFGRGEMYPFSDVDMAIVSREPVSDMLQHQIAAFIQILWDIHLQPAAKVGTIDELCESARQDLTGDSALLESHYLCGSRQLATELIHQLDLQRDVAAFTEGKILEQSQRYTKASGEASLLEANVKTTQGGLRDIHTLLWLAKVQGLPPQIHDLMRNAILNRTEARLLLSCQKQLARIRIELHLTAKRAEDRLIFDLQTQVAENLGYVDDANSRSSEKLMHDFYRAIKGVKQLSGILVPMLRDRVYATLPRVVVELDEHYYQVGNMLAVHNLELFRHKPEHIFISLRIAQEHSDIIGLAPKTLRAWWAAAHQQVNEAFYQNPINRECFAGFFRHGNGLTHLLRFINLYGVLGKYLPAWEKIVGLLQHDLFHIYPVDDHILMVVRNMRRLAMERHSHELPFASTLMHAFERKHILYMAALFHDIAKGRGGDHAVKGVADARSFAKDHFLDAEESDLLAWLVEQHLLMSMTAQKEDIQDPEVVARFSNQVKTIERLTALYLLTVADIRGTNPKIWNSWKASLLESLYKAALYYLNGRQSNRQTAILDRRQQAMHELSQYQISESQQRELWHILGQAYFARHEWQDILWHLSKIINYEQQPQAHSQWLPDTNTLKVMVYMPNRPKLFTELASVFSEAGMNILTARAYITDHNFILDTFILQFPSGLSTADYLSIQNKTELALNQFVNGNLSMSAATPASLSRRSRHMPIAPRITIDEEDNPGWYNLHIITANRRFLLANIAAVLSELNISIRFAKITTLDERVEDSFLVYAPHLADTQQQLQLKNALLDQLLC encoded by the coding sequence TTGGTTACTTCTCTGGCCGATAAATTAAAACTGCATAAACAGCAGGCTGCCGAAATTTACCGGCGTCGGAAGCATCCGTTTGTTTACTTCCGCCAGCACACGCAAATTATTTCTGAAATACTGACTACTTTGTGGCAGCACTTTTTTGCCGAGCAGGAATTATGTTTACTGGCAATAGGTGGTTTCGGCCGTGGTGAGATGTATCCATTTTCAGACGTGGATATGGCTATTGTTAGTAGAGAGCCAGTCAGTGATATGTTGCAACATCAGATCGCTGCATTTATTCAGATTTTGTGGGACATTCATCTGCAACCTGCTGCCAAAGTAGGTACGATTGATGAATTATGCGAAAGCGCACGGCAGGATTTAACCGGCGATTCCGCATTGCTAGAAAGCCATTATTTGTGTGGCAGCCGGCAGCTGGCGACAGAGTTAATCCATCAACTGGATTTACAGCGTGATGTCGCTGCATTTACAGAAGGTAAAATACTGGAGCAGAGCCAACGTTATACAAAAGCTTCTGGTGAAGCCAGCTTGTTGGAAGCTAATGTAAAAACCACTCAGGGTGGTTTACGTGATATTCATACTTTATTGTGGCTGGCAAAAGTACAGGGACTACCGCCCCAAATTCATGATTTGATGCGCAATGCCATTTTAAACCGCACCGAGGCAAGATTGCTACTCAGCTGCCAGAAGCAGCTTGCCAGAATCCGCATTGAGCTGCATCTGACCGCTAAACGAGCTGAAGACCGGCTGATTTTCGACCTTCAGACACAGGTAGCAGAAAATCTGGGATATGTGGATGATGCAAATTCACGCTCCAGTGAAAAGCTGATGCATGATTTTTACCGTGCCATTAAAGGTGTAAAACAACTCAGTGGCATTCTGGTGCCGATGCTGCGAGACCGTGTCTATGCCACGTTGCCTCGCGTAGTTGTGGAGCTAGATGAACATTATTATCAAGTTGGCAATATGCTGGCGGTACACAATCTTGAGCTTTTTCGGCATAAGCCGGAGCATATTTTTATCAGTCTGCGGATTGCACAGGAACACAGCGATATTATTGGTCTGGCACCAAAAACCCTGCGAGCATGGTGGGCTGCAGCTCATCAGCAAGTGAATGAAGCGTTTTATCAGAATCCAATCAATCGCGAATGCTTTGCTGGCTTCTTCCGGCATGGCAATGGTCTGACGCACTTACTTAGATTTATCAATCTGTATGGTGTGCTAGGCAAGTATCTACCGGCGTGGGAAAAAATTGTGGGTTTACTGCAACACGACCTGTTTCATATCTATCCGGTAGACGACCATATTTTAATGGTGGTGCGTAATATGCGCCGTTTGGCTATGGAACGACACAGCCATGAACTGCCATTTGCTTCTACTTTGATGCATGCTTTTGAACGCAAGCACATTTTATATATGGCAGCATTGTTTCATGATATAGCTAAAGGCCGTGGCGGCGATCACGCCGTGAAAGGCGTAGCTGATGCACGTTCCTTTGCAAAAGATCATTTTCTGGACGCAGAGGAAAGTGATTTGCTTGCATGGTTGGTGGAACAGCATCTGTTGATGTCGATGACTGCGCAAAAAGAAGATATTCAAGACCCTGAAGTAGTAGCTCGATTTAGTAATCAAGTTAAAACAATTGAACGGTTGACCGCATTGTATTTGCTTACGGTTGCTGATATTCGCGGTACTAATCCGAAAATCTGGAATTCATGGAAAGCCAGCCTACTGGAAAGTCTATATAAAGCCGCACTGTATTACCTTAACGGTAGACAAAGTAACCGGCAGACAGCCATTCTTGACCGGCGTCAGCAGGCGATGCATGAATTAAGCCAGTATCAAATCAGCGAGTCACAGCAGCGTGAACTGTGGCATATTCTGGGGCAGGCGTATTTTGCACGCCATGAATGGCAGGATATTTTGTGGCATTTGTCCAAAATCATCAATTATGAGCAGCAGCCACAGGCACATAGCCAGTGGCTGCCGGATACAAATACATTAAAAGTGATGGTTTATATGCCAAACCGGCCAAAACTCTTTACAGAGCTGGCTTCAGTGTTTAGTGAGGCAGGAATGAATATCCTGACTGCGCGTGCCTATATTACCGACCACAACTTTATTCTGGATACTTTTATTCTACAATTTCCATCTGGCCTCAGCACTGCTGATTACCTTAGTATTCAGAATAAAACTGAGCTGGCACTAAATCAGTTTGTGAATGGCAATCTGTCGATGAGTGCTGCCACTCCGGCTAGCCTGAGCCGGCGCAGCAGGCATATGCCGATAGCGCCCCGCATTACCATCGATGAGGAAGATAACCCTGGCTGGTATAATTTACACATCATTACGGCTAATCGACGCTTTTTATTGGCCAATATTGCCGCAGTGTTATCAGAGCTGAATATCAGCATCCGATTTGCCAAAATCACCACATTGGACGAACGTGTAGAAGACAGCTTTCTGGTGTATGCGCCCCATCTAGCAGATACCCAGCAGCAATTACAGTTAAAAAATGCACTGCTAGACCAGCTTCTGTGCTGA
- a CDS encoding NAD(P)H-hydrate dehydratase: MNTFRTDRELLRQWQRLARSQFPAICQPRPAESHKGTFGTLGIIGGAEGMAGSVSLSAVAALHCGCGKVWLGFNQPSLPLPVLAQQPEIMLATAEQLLQRSDISAWVIGCGLGTQETAVSVLTACLQQHNIVTLLDADALNLLAQQPDILTGRKNKHNIILTPHPGEASRLLQCSISEIQGNRNQAVCRLAAKYNAWVVLKGHQSLIASPNGQVWQNNSGNPGLATAGSGDVLAGIIGSLLAQQIPLEQAVYAGVWLHGTAADILAANEIGPIGLCAGEIAPAVRWLRNRLSETN; encoded by the coding sequence ATGAACACATTCAGGACTGACAGGGAATTATTACGCCAATGGCAGCGGCTGGCACGCAGTCAGTTTCCTGCTATATGCCAACCTCGTCCTGCAGAAAGCCATAAAGGTACCTTTGGTACACTGGGTATTATTGGTGGCGCTGAAGGCATGGCTGGATCGGTTTCTTTGTCGGCTGTAGCAGCTTTGCATTGTGGATGCGGTAAAGTCTGGCTTGGCTTTAACCAGCCTTCTTTACCCTTACCCGTACTGGCACAACAGCCGGAAATTATGCTAGCTACTGCTGAGCAACTGCTGCAACGCTCAGACATTAGTGCATGGGTAATCGGCTGTGGTTTGGGCACACAAGAAACGGCTGTATCAGTACTGACAGCATGCCTGCAACAACACAATATAGTTACGTTATTGGATGCAGATGCGCTTAATCTGCTGGCACAGCAGCCAGATATCCTGACCGGTAGAAAGAATAAACACAATATTATACTGACACCTCATCCCGGAGAAGCCTCTCGCTTGCTGCAATGCAGCATCAGTGAAATACAAGGAAACCGCAACCAAGCAGTATGCCGATTGGCAGCAAAATATAATGCATGGGTTGTTTTGAAAGGACATCAAAGCCTGATCGCTTCACCTAACGGGCAAGTTTGGCAGAATAACAGTGGCAATCCCGGGCTAGCTACGGCTGGCAGTGGAGATGTGCTCGCCGGAATTATCGGAAGTCTATTGGCGCAACAAATACCATTGGAGCAAGCCGTTTATGCTGGTGTGTGGTTACATGGTACAGCTGCCGATATCCTTGCTGCCAATGAAATTGGCCCTATTGGTTTATGTGCCGGTGAAATTGCCCCAGCTGTACGCTGGCTGAGAAACCGCCTGAGTGAAACTAATTGA
- a CDS encoding aspartate/glutamate racemase family protein, with the protein MKTIGLIGGMSWESSAEYYRMINEQVRDRLGSTHSAQSIMLSVDFAEIEALQHQGQWDKLAEKMCHAARQLQQGGAECIVICTNTMHRMAEQVQNSVCIPLLHIADATAEQICRQKLRKVGLLGTEFTMKQDFYKGRLTDKYGLQVLIPNDHDCQTVHKIIYNELVSGFIREESRQQYRQIIQHLVDAGAEAIILGCTEIMLLVSEADSPVPVFDTTAIHATAAVNWALADKQ; encoded by the coding sequence ATGAAAACCATCGGTTTAATTGGCGGCATGAGCTGGGAAAGTTCTGCGGAATATTACCGCATGATAAATGAGCAGGTACGTGATCGACTAGGCAGTACCCATTCAGCTCAAAGCATTATGTTGTCTGTTGATTTCGCAGAAATAGAAGCGTTACAGCATCAGGGTCAGTGGGATAAGTTGGCTGAAAAAATGTGCCATGCCGCGCGTCAGTTGCAGCAGGGCGGTGCAGAATGTATCGTTATTTGCACCAACACCATGCATCGTATGGCGGAGCAAGTGCAAAACAGTGTTTGCATTCCATTGCTACACATAGCCGATGCTACTGCCGAACAAATTTGCCGCCAAAAACTTCGCAAAGTCGGGTTGCTGGGTACGGAATTTACCATGAAGCAGGACTTCTACAAAGGACGGCTCACCGATAAATATGGTTTGCAGGTACTGATTCCAAATGATCATGATTGCCAAACAGTGCATAAAATCATATATAACGAACTGGTGTCCGGCTTTATTCGTGAAGAGTCGCGCCAGCAGTATCGGCAGATTATTCAACATTTGGTAGATGCGGGAGCAGAGGCCATAATTCTTGGTTGTACTGAAATCATGTTGCTGGTATCTGAAGCAGATAGTCCGGTGCCTGTTTTTGATACAACTGCCATCCACGCTACTGCGGCCGTGAACTGGGCACTGGCAGATAAGCAATAA
- a CDS encoding HAD family hydrolase gives MIKAVLFDLDGTLADTAPDLGTALNRVLEKQHLPQKSMAEIRPVASHGASGLITLGTGWQPDHPEFATLRRDFLAEYELHFTDETVLFGGVNELLLKLAEQNIVWGIITNKPHVFTDRLLPKLECSVKPSVVVSGDTTSAPKPSTIPMFYACRQIGVAPENCMYVGDAERDMQAGRQAGMITVLANWGYISATDDIASWPADYVIEKPEQILKLLK, from the coding sequence ATGATTAAAGCGGTATTATTTGATTTAGATGGCACACTTGCAGATACTGCCCCAGATTTGGGTACCGCTCTCAACCGAGTTTTGGAAAAGCAGCATCTGCCGCAAAAAAGCATGGCCGAAATTCGACCGGTAGCCAGCCATGGTGCTTCTGGACTGATCACGCTGGGAACTGGATGGCAACCGGATCATCCTGAATTTGCCACTTTGCGGCGTGATTTTCTGGCCGAATACGAGCTGCACTTTACTGATGAAACTGTATTGTTTGGAGGTGTCAATGAGCTTTTGCTCAAGTTAGCTGAGCAAAATATTGTCTGGGGCATTATCACCAACAAACCGCATGTGTTTACTGACCGCCTGCTTCCAAAATTAGAATGTAGTGTTAAACCATCTGTAGTTGTAAGTGGTGATACCACCAGCGCTCCCAAGCCCAGCACCATACCGATGTTTTACGCATGCAGACAAATCGGTGTGGCACCGGAAAATTGTATGTATGTTGGTGATGCTGAGCGTGATATGCAAGCAGGACGTCAAGCCGGTATGATTACCGTATTGGCGAACTGGGGTTACATCAGTGCCACAGACGATATAGCGAGTTGGCCAGCTGATTATGTGATTGAGAAGCCTGAACAAATTCTCAAATTATTAAAATAA
- a CDS encoding cation diffusion facilitator family transporter, translating into MHQHNHTHEHTHESGHHHHLGAHAADKQVLRVSLLVIGAYMLVEIIGGWLTNSLALLSDAGHMFSDALALALSLIAFHLSERPVNQRQTFGYKRFEIIAAAVNGIALMVIAVLIVYEAIGRFVNPPAIATRGMLIISVLGLLVNIAIAWYMHRSSETEHNVNMRGAFLHVLGDLLGSVGAIVAAIFMMLFGWRWADPLASVVVACLIAYSGIGILRTTLRILMEGTPVDIELEQLGNVILAMPGIKAVHDLHAWTITSNMNALSCHIVVDGTITVAEAEKLVNELASVLLKHDIHHVTVQTESNAHTHSDNLLCCMPSVAHQHAH; encoded by the coding sequence ATGCACCAACACAATCATACTCATGAGCACACTCATGAAAGCGGGCATCACCATCATCTTGGAGCACACGCCGCGGATAAGCAGGTGCTGCGTGTTTCATTGTTGGTTATCGGGGCTTATATGCTGGTGGAAATCATCGGTGGCTGGTTAACCAATAGTCTAGCTCTACTTTCCGATGCCGGCCATATGTTTTCCGATGCGCTAGCACTGGCACTGTCTCTAATAGCATTTCATCTGAGTGAACGGCCGGTTAATCAGCGGCAGACATTCGGTTATAAGCGTTTTGAGATTATCGCCGCAGCCGTTAACGGCATCGCACTGATGGTGATTGCAGTATTGATTGTCTATGAAGCCATTGGCCGTTTCGTTAATCCACCAGCCATTGCTACTCGTGGCATGCTGATTATCAGTGTCTTGGGTTTGCTGGTGAATATCGCTATCGCGTGGTATATGCATCGAAGTAGCGAGACCGAGCATAATGTAAATATGCGCGGTGCTTTTTTACATGTGCTGGGTGATTTACTCGGCTCTGTAGGGGCGATCGTTGCGGCCATATTCATGATGCTGTTCGGCTGGCGTTGGGCTGACCCGTTGGCCAGTGTTGTAGTGGCCTGTTTGATTGCTTACAGTGGTATCGGTATTCTGAGAACCACATTGCGTATTCTAATGGAAGGAACCCCAGTCGACATCGAACTTGAGCAGCTAGGTAATGTGATATTGGCCATGCCCGGAATTAAGGCCGTGCATGATTTACATGCATGGACAATTACCAGTAATATGAACGCATTGTCTTGTCATATTGTTGTGGATGGTACCATTACCGTGGCCGAAGCAGAGAAACTAGTAAATGAGCTTGCCTCTGTTTTGCTCAAACATGATATCCATCATGTAACAGTACAGACGGAAAGCAATGCCCATACACACAGTGACAATTTGTTATGCTGCATGCCTTCTGTTGCTCATCAACATGCACATTAA
- a CDS encoding MBOAT family protein, giving the protein MCTSYLIVYLCGRLPALATLLIYTFIIYVISACINRSKKPRIWLISGITITILQLILWKYSDFFSAQINENSDWFRSNTDWIANVILPLGLSYYSFQAISYLVSLYQLRNGRQIAGQPLSLSALALHLAFFPTITAGPIARAYDARGLTDISGQPCGMAAQIQAVERRRILAPAVALCLIAMALTKNWWFSGWIGDNWVDPVFANPMQYQSLEILAAIYGYTLQLFFNFSGYSDLMVGMGLLLGFRLPLNFRSPLLACNIRDFWKRWHISLSTWIRDYIFIPLGGSRSSFIRTQLNLLIAMALSGIWHGNGWPFLIWGLLHGAGMIFLNLSDWLYSRLRHCSAEQARDSLSKSGRVGKILSIIITVHFVCFCFVFFRAPTLNDALMLLHALFCNYINVPLSTNPFYFFSLLLLAWIAYPLLTRLTKQLFQRAESLPRYSLIVPLLLLLVLILICAPAGIPGFIYANF; this is encoded by the coding sequence TTGTGTACCAGTTATCTGATTGTGTATCTATGCGGTAGACTGCCGGCTCTGGCCACCCTATTAATATATACATTTATCATTTATGTGATATCAGCCTGCATTAATCGCAGTAAAAAACCGAGAATCTGGCTGATATCTGGAATTACCATTACCATTCTGCAACTGATATTGTGGAAATATTCCGATTTTTTCTCTGCACAAATAAACGAGAATTCGGATTGGTTTAGGAGTAATACAGACTGGATAGCCAATGTTATATTACCGCTGGGCTTATCCTATTATTCATTTCAAGCAATTAGTTATCTGGTTTCTCTTTATCAACTTCGCAATGGTAGACAAATAGCCGGCCAGCCTTTATCTTTGTCTGCTCTGGCATTGCATCTTGCTTTTTTTCCGACCATCACCGCAGGGCCAATTGCTCGCGCTTATGATGCTCGTGGTTTAACGGACATATCTGGTCAGCCCTGTGGCATGGCCGCGCAAATCCAAGCCGTAGAACGCCGCCGTATTTTGGCTCCAGCAGTGGCTTTGTGTCTGATTGCAATGGCGCTAACGAAAAACTGGTGGTTTTCGGGCTGGATTGGAGATAACTGGGTGGATCCGGTTTTTGCCAATCCCATGCAATATCAGAGTTTGGAAATACTGGCTGCCATTTACGGTTATACTTTACAGCTGTTTTTTAATTTTTCAGGCTACAGCGACCTGATGGTAGGCATGGGTCTGCTATTGGGCTTTCGCTTGCCACTTAACTTCCGTTCGCCGTTATTAGCTTGTAATATTCGCGATTTTTGGAAGCGCTGGCACATCAGCCTGTCTACATGGATTAGGGATTACATATTTATTCCGTTAGGTGGCAGCCGGAGCAGCTTTATACGCACACAGCTTAATCTGCTTATTGCAATGGCATTATCCGGTATTTGGCATGGCAATGGCTGGCCATTTCTCATCTGGGGATTATTGCATGGCGCAGGGATGATATTCCTAAACCTGAGCGACTGGCTGTATAGTCGTCTACGTCACTGTTCTGCTGAACAGGCACGCGATAGTCTGAGCAAAAGTGGCCGTGTAGGCAAAATTTTAAGCATCATCATTACAGTACATTTTGTGTGTTTCTGTTTTGTGTTTTTTCGAGCACCCACCCTTAACGATGCTTTAATGTTGCTGCACGCTTTGTTCTGTAACTATATTAACGTACCGCTAAGTACCAACCCTTTCTACTTTTTCAGCCTGTTGCTGCTGGCTTGGATAGCTTATCCATTGCTAACCAGACTGACTAAACAGTTATTCCAGCGTGCAGAGAGTTTACCGCGCTACAGTCTGATTGTGCCTTTATTATTGCTGCTGGTGCTGATATTAATCTGTGCGCCGGCCGGAATTCCGGGATTTATCTATGCAAACTTCTAA